One stretch of Balneola sp. MJW-20 DNA includes these proteins:
- a CDS encoding lamin tail domain-containing protein: MNKATSSKVRGIVLGILGLILTTGALQAQSTLIISEYIEGSSNNKAIELYNGTGADIDLSTVEMYRANNGSATWQDTLSLSGILADGDFYLIANPSADAALLDKSDTTSTITFYNGDDALALAVNGTIIDVIGELGVDPGTAWDVAGVTGATNEQSLLRKTSVTAGNTDWAASAGTNATDSEWIVRDQDDFSNFGFDSDTNPVNVTFRVNMATALDTVNANSYTVHINGAVKGAYAGQAFLGGETISWDANATATLENVGGDYWEGTYQLAEGDTLLYKYRYFNTATNGTDDENGFATTNNPAGWDTRGMVASQDTVLDLAFYNDRSDNPEPGTLQPWENKADSVAIWFRVNVGRLVQESNFDPTTDSIQVRGGQAPLTWDAATAVVLSYEGDAAGDNEFYSGVGYFPIDSLNTAAFAPDGQPNPTIKYKYFAYGPNANVDWESSSDRFFNFSPNDTTVHGQSFNQTPPSQATIVNTNLNFEVNVGILEGLGFFNSSIDTVQVRGTFNSWSSDNIMDFNSFTGTYEESNVPLTAAVGSEVKYKYFIRWDDRRDEETSEFYLPEIRAADQGWEEPGVTGGADRVITVEDSPSQATVSEFYNGVEPEALINEANVETGAISVTFRVNMAPALGFTSDPFDPASDSVYLYIDTPFFALTNGIVVAGDNGENFITQTAEEIEALRFTDPDGDDVYELELPLNTTDGTLNHIGFRIAYGSALDPNGELLVNGGGFDAGRRHYQYIQPMVASDGTVTWPSSYTFPVLDWKRDNLPFELPPDYQTVSNEDESVDQADQFSLSQNYPNPFNPTTNIQFSLATASDVTLTVYNVIGQRVATLLSSQKMSSGTHTVGFDASSLSSGVYFYRLQAGNFVTQKSMTLIK, encoded by the coding sequence ATGAATAAAGCTACAAGCTCAAAAGTTAGAGGGATAGTGCTGGGTATTCTCGGTCTTATTCTTACTACAGGTGCCCTACAGGCACAGAGTACGTTGATTATCTCCGAATATATCGAGGGATCAAGCAACAACAAAGCTATTGAGCTCTACAACGGAACGGGTGCAGATATTGATCTGTCAACCGTCGAGATGTATCGAGCTAACAATGGCAGCGCTACCTGGCAGGATACACTGAGTTTATCAGGTATACTTGCTGATGGTGATTTTTATCTAATCGCAAATCCATCAGCGGATGCTGCGTTATTAGATAAATCAGATACTACAAGTACCATCACTTTCTATAATGGTGATGATGCTCTAGCACTTGCTGTTAATGGAACCATCATAGACGTAATTGGTGAACTGGGAGTCGACCCCGGTACAGCATGGGACGTTGCTGGTGTAACCGGAGCAACAAATGAACAATCGTTGCTTCGTAAGACTTCCGTAACTGCAGGAAATACAGACTGGGCTGCTTCAGCAGGAACTAATGCCACTGATTCAGAGTGGATTGTCAGAGATCAGGATGATTTCTCAAACTTTGGATTTGACAGTGACACTAATCCTGTGAATGTCACATTCCGCGTGAATATGGCTACAGCACTTGATACGGTTAATGCGAACAGCTATACCGTTCATATTAACGGTGCGGTAAAAGGTGCATATGCCGGTCAGGCTTTCTTAGGGGGCGAAACTATTTCCTGGGATGCTAATGCTACTGCAACTCTCGAAAATGTTGGCGGTGATTACTGGGAAGGAACCTACCAGTTAGCTGAAGGTGATACCTTGCTATACAAATACCGTTATTTCAACACTGCCACTAATGGCACTGATGATGAGAATGGTTTTGCGACTACCAATAACCCTGCAGGTTGGGATACCCGCGGCATGGTTGCAAGTCAGGATACGGTTCTCGATCTGGCATTTTATAATGACCGATCTGATAATCCGGAGCCCGGCACATTACAGCCATGGGAAAATAAAGCGGATTCTGTTGCAATATGGTTCCGTGTAAATGTTGGTCGTCTTGTGCAGGAGTCAAATTTTGACCCTACCACCGACAGTATTCAGGTCCGTGGTGGACAAGCACCTTTAACCTGGGATGCAGCTACAGCTGTGGTTCTGTCTTATGAAGGAGATGCAGCCGGTGATAATGAATTCTATTCAGGGGTAGGTTATTTCCCGATCGATTCATTAAACACAGCAGCGTTTGCACCCGACGGACAGCCTAACCCAACTATTAAGTATAAGTATTTTGCTTACGGGCCGAATGCTAACGTAGACTGGGAATCCTCTTCTGACAGGTTCTTTAACTTCAGTCCAAATGACACAACCGTGCACGGGCAGTCTTTCAATCAGACTCCTCCGTCTCAGGCGACTATAGTTAATACCAATTTGAATTTTGAAGTGAATGTCGGGATCCTAGAAGGACTCGGATTCTTCAATTCATCTATTGATACCGTTCAGGTACGTGGTACTTTCAACTCCTGGTCATCAGATAACATTATGGACTTCAATTCCTTTACAGGAACTTATGAAGAAAGTAATGTTCCTCTCACTGCAGCTGTGGGATCAGAAGTTAAGTACAAGTACTTCATTCGCTGGGATGACCGACGTGATGAAGAAACTAGCGAGTTCTATTTACCCGAGATCCGAGCTGCAGATCAGGGATGGGAAGAACCGGGTGTAACCGGTGGAGCCGATCGTGTGATCACGGTTGAAGATTCTCCATCTCAGGCCACCGTATCTGAATTCTATAATGGTGTTGAACCTGAAGCATTGATCAATGAAGCTAATGTTGAAACAGGTGCGATATCTGTTACTTTCCGAGTGAATATGGCTCCTGCTCTAGGTTTCACCAGTGATCCATTTGATCCAGCAAGTGATTCAGTATATCTGTACATAGATACGCCATTCTTCGCGCTGACCAACGGTATTGTGGTTGCAGGAGATAATGGTGAAAACTTCATAACACAAACTGCTGAAGAGATCGAAGCACTGAGATTCACCGATCCGGACGGAGATGATGTATATGAACTGGAGCTACCTCTGAACACAACAGATGGAACTCTGAATCACATCGGATTCCGTATTGCTTATGGTTCAGCTTTAGATCCTAATGGCGAACTGCTTGTAAATGGCGGTGGATTCGATGCCGGACGACGTCATTACCAGTACATACAGCCTATGGTTGCTTCTGACGGTACTGTTACATGGCCTTCATCTTATACCTTCCCGGTATTAGACTGGAAGCGTGATAACCTGCCATTCGAATTACCACCGGATTATCAGACTGTATCTAACGAAGATGAGTCTGTTGACCAAGCTGATCAGTTCAGCCTGAGTCAGAACTATCCGAACCCATTCAACCCGACCACAAATATTCAGTTCAGCCTGGCTACAGCTTCTGATGTTACGCTGACTGTTTACAATGTGATCGGTCAAAGAGTGGCTACACTGCTTTCTTCTCAGAAGATGAGTTCAGGTACGCACACTGTTGGGTTTGATGCTTCTTCACTTTCTTCAGGTGTTTATTTCTATCGCCTGCAGGCCGGTAACTTTGTTACCCAGAAGAGCATGACTCTCATTAAATAA
- a CDS encoding alpha-amylase family glycosyl hydrolase: MTFSAKKISVSAISLALLFVLNSCSVDEPSVPNTSELLGLASPVMLEYSSTEILLQDYFIDPVRIDSLTVPEGLEAIWNKEEASVVISGELPVAMDLMKVYVEGYEYSIPLKRSEKYLVQFRLDPGEERYDRVQLKGEMNSWNPNATELEFVDGIWTTEMHLNRGIFQYLFVADGEEVMDPENEERVSNGMGGFNSLLTVGDQDIELPELFTNTYNGRSISLRADLADDVIVLWENYALPVNKTDDFYSINIPAAAKNLNRSHIRAWGYNEDGIGNDVLIPLENGTVLDESSDLERTDWYNWNMYFVLIDRFKDGNPSNTRKLNSPEVDPRVDYYGGDLAGITQKIKDGYFEQMGVNTIWLSPISQNPDEPFGYWDQGGPETKFSGYHGYWPVSSSRIDDRFGTEAEFRELLDVAHSNGMNVILDYVANHVHQDHPVYQQHKDWATNLYLPDGSLNTQLWDQQRLTTWFDTFMPTLDFSKPEVVDTMTDSALFWVQNYDLDGFRHDATKHIQLDFWRTLTRKVKDEITIPTGKRVYQIGETYGSRELIASYINTGMLDAQFDFSLFDSGQNTFGKGDSFKGLEAQLQESFNYYGYHNLMGYISGNHDKPRFISLTSGEVKWDEDGKIAGWTREIERPQSFAYDRLLMFHAFNQTIPGIPVTYQGDEYGQPGANDPDNRRWMQFDEEELTADELRTRNTFQTLTGLRNDNLELTYGDFIFHSSGENTMAYSRAYFDHISYVIFNKADKDETIEIDLREGFDHSSLDASFANDFEVRDNKLSITLSANSFEILTLN, translated from the coding sequence ATGACATTTTCAGCGAAAAAAATCTCAGTATCTGCTATCTCATTAGCACTGCTTTTTGTACTTAATTCCTGCAGTGTTGATGAGCCATCTGTTCCCAACACATCAGAGCTTCTGGGCCTGGCAAGTCCGGTAATGCTGGAATATTCCTCTACGGAGATACTTTTACAGGACTATTTTATCGATCCTGTCAGGATTGATTCCTTAACAGTTCCTGAAGGATTAGAGGCAATCTGGAATAAGGAAGAAGCATCGGTAGTGATATCCGGTGAATTACCGGTAGCCATGGATCTTATGAAAGTTTATGTGGAAGGCTATGAGTATAGTATTCCTCTGAAGCGGTCAGAAAAGTATCTGGTTCAATTCCGTTTAGATCCGGGAGAGGAAAGGTATGACCGCGTGCAGTTGAAAGGGGAAATGAACAGCTGGAATCCGAATGCCACGGAACTGGAATTCGTGGATGGAATCTGGACTACCGAGATGCATTTGAATCGCGGGATATTCCAGTATTTATTCGTGGCCGATGGGGAAGAAGTGATGGATCCTGAAAATGAAGAAAGAGTCTCTAATGGTATGGGCGGTTTCAATTCTTTGCTGACTGTGGGTGATCAGGATATTGAATTACCTGAATTATTCACTAATACTTACAACGGCAGAAGTATTTCACTCAGGGCTGATCTTGCAGATGATGTAATTGTATTATGGGAGAACTATGCCCTTCCGGTGAATAAAACTGACGACTTTTATTCGATCAATATACCGGCAGCAGCTAAGAACCTTAACCGGTCTCATATTCGGGCCTGGGGATATAATGAAGATGGTATCGGAAATGACGTACTGATCCCCTTAGAGAATGGAACGGTGCTGGATGAATCCAGTGACCTGGAACGCACCGACTGGTATAACTGGAATATGTATTTTGTGCTCATTGACCGCTTTAAGGATGGAAATCCTTCCAATACCAGAAAGCTGAACAGTCCGGAAGTAGATCCCAGAGTTGATTATTACGGAGGAGATCTCGCAGGGATCACCCAAAAGATCAAAGACGGATATTTTGAACAAATGGGGGTGAATACCATATGGTTGTCACCGATCAGTCAGAACCCCGATGAACCATTCGGATACTGGGATCAGGGCGGCCCGGAAACTAAATTCTCCGGGTACCATGGCTACTGGCCGGTCAGCTCATCCAGGATAGATGACCGTTTTGGTACGGAAGCTGAATTCCGGGAGTTACTTGATGTAGCCCACTCAAATGGAATGAATGTAATACTCGATTATGTAGCGAATCATGTACATCAGGATCATCCGGTCTATCAGCAGCATAAAGACTGGGCAACTAACCTGTATCTGCCGGATGGCAGTCTCAATACCCAGCTTTGGGATCAGCAGCGCCTGACCACCTGGTTTGATACCTTTATGCCAACCCTGGACTTCAGTAAGCCGGAAGTGGTAGATACCATGACTGACTCTGCACTTTTCTGGGTTCAGAACTATGATCTTGACGGTTTCCGGCATGATGCGACCAAGCATATTCAGCTGGATTTCTGGAGAACCCTTACCAGAAAGGTCAAAGATGAAATCACGATCCCAACCGGCAAGAGAGTGTACCAGATCGGTGAGACCTATGGAAGTAGAGAACTGATAGCCAGCTATATCAATACAGGCATGCTGGATGCTCAGTTCGACTTCAGTTTATTTGATTCCGGGCAGAATACATTTGGTAAAGGTGACTCCTTTAAAGGGCTTGAGGCACAACTACAGGAAAGTTTTAATTACTATGGGTACCATAACCTTATGGGATACATCTCAGGCAATCATGATAAGCCGAGATTTATATCCCTCACCAGTGGTGAAGTGAAATGGGATGAAGACGGAAAAATCGCAGGCTGGACACGTGAGATCGAAAGACCACAGTCTTTTGCATATGACCGTTTGCTAATGTTCCATGCTTTCAATCAGACCATACCCGGTATCCCGGTTACTTATCAGGGAGATGAATATGGCCAGCCAGGAGCAAATGATCCTGATAACCGTCGCTGGATGCAATTTGACGAAGAGGAACTCACGGCAGATGAATTAAGGACCCGAAACACTTTTCAAACTCTTACCGGCCTCAGAAATGATAATCTGGAGCTGACCTATGGTGATTTTATATTTCATAGTTCAGGCGAGAACACCATGGCATATTCCAGAGCCTATTTTGATCATATCAGCTATGTCATCTTCAATAAAGCAGACAAAGATGAAACCATTGAGATCGATCTGAGAGAAGGGTTTGATCATTCATCCCTTGATGCGTCCTTTGCGAATGACTTTGAGGTCAGGGATAACAAGCTGAGCATCACCCTTTCCGCAAATAGTTTTGAAATACTAACACTAAACTGA
- a CDS encoding LacI family DNA-binding transcriptional regulator: protein MAATIYDIAEKAGVSIATVSRVFNKSANVSAKTRKKILEIAEEVGYHPHAYAQGLASRKTNTVMVVVPVISNYFFMEVLGGIQDKLAEQNYELSIYNITGKKDTFTQVEHVLRKRLAEGYLFISIHLDNEKWTQLKKYNVPITLVDEHHDSYDSVSVDNKQGAYRATKSLINEGFTRIALLAALKSSKPISDRIEGYKKALLENDIPFRKELIVSGDSDYRDGFTERSGYEAMIKILTMDPLPDACFCSSDIQAVGAMKAMQDADIEIPIIGYDDIELAEYIGLSTVRQPMKDMGFFATQNLIDRMNNPSKAISQTIYTPELIIRSSTD, encoded by the coding sequence TTGGCAGCAACAATTTATGATATCGCAGAAAAAGCGGGGGTAAGCATAGCGACCGTATCAAGGGTCTTTAATAAAAGTGCTAATGTATCTGCTAAGACCCGCAAAAAGATACTTGAGATCGCTGAAGAGGTGGGATATCACCCGCATGCATATGCTCAGGGACTGGCCAGCCGTAAAACCAATACGGTCATGGTCGTCGTACCTGTGATCTCTAATTACTTTTTTATGGAAGTCCTTGGGGGAATTCAGGATAAGCTTGCCGAACAAAACTATGAACTCAGCATCTATAACATAACCGGGAAAAAGGACACCTTTACCCAGGTTGAGCATGTTCTCCGCAAAAGGCTTGCAGAAGGTTACCTGTTCATATCTATTCATCTGGACAATGAGAAGTGGACTCAGCTCAAAAAATACAATGTTCCGATCACCCTGGTTGATGAACATCATGACAGCTATGATTCTGTCTCGGTGGATAATAAACAGGGAGCCTATCGGGCCACGAAAAGCCTTATCAATGAAGGATTTACTCGCATAGCATTACTTGCCGCCTTAAAAAGTTCGAAACCCATCAGTGATCGTATTGAGGGTTATAAAAAAGCACTTTTAGAAAATGATATACCTTTCCGGAAAGAGCTGATCGTCTCCGGTGACTCAGATTACCGTGATGGTTTTACTGAGCGATCCGGATATGAGGCAATGATCAAGATCCTTACTATGGATCCGCTACCGGATGCCTGTTTTTGTTCTTCTGATATTCAGGCGGTAGGAGCAATGAAAGCGATGCAGGATGCCGATATTGAAATACCGATCATTGGATATGACGATATCGAACTGGCCGAATACATAGGCTTATCCACCGTCCGCCAACCCATGAAAGATATGGGATTTTTTGCCACACAAAACCTGATCGATCGGATGAATAATCCATCCAAAGCGATCTCACAAACTATCTATACACCAGAACTAATTATCCGTTCATCTACAGACTAA
- a CDS encoding alpha-amylase family glycosyl hydrolase, with product MKKFILSSVLFCLTSFSINIKAQVVTFEPSFATENDTLTLTFDATKGNGGLSGFTGDVYLYTGLITDKSSDPSDWKYVRPAGNSGWESYPAELKMTPLGNDLWEFAYPSSVREFYGVAGSDTVKEVTLLFRGTNDGTGAPDAVGRGDGGSDIFLELTTGSISTTWLQPGGESRVIGSTETLEFTGIGTSTSPGLNLTVFQNEQQVASVENDTVNYTFGPEAAGNYDLKLLAEDQTGARDSSMFRVVVTDQSTLYESRPAGLDDGITYGSSGTVQLSLFAPGKDEVFVIGDFNDWQLDADFIMKKDSLSPDSVWFWTEINGLTPGQQYRMQYLVDGNIRIADPYSELVLDPFNDRFIPESVFPNLPDYPDGITTDMVGVIFPGKTPYNWTAAEYQRPAQDELVIYELLVRDFLEDHSYSSLIDSLDYLERLGVNAIELMPVNEFDGNISWGYNPAFHLALDKYYGDPDTFKRFVDEAHKRGIAVILDVVLNHATGQNPLYRLYDSGSNPYFNEVARHPFNVFNDMNHEYSGTRYYTKRVIEYWLEEYKVDGFRYDLSKGFTQVNSGDDVGAWGNYDQSRIDIWKDYASHQWSVEPESYLIMEHFGSNTEEKVLADYGLMLWGNMNGPYSQSTMGYSENSNIYGVLSESRNFNDRHLVGLMESHDEQWIMFKNIAFGNSSGNYNVRELGTALGRQKIAGAFFFTLPGPKMIWQFGELGYGYGDAGEQCLNDQSYCPPSAPGRTSPKPIRWDYYNTPDNPERVKLYKTWSALITLRKASPVFSDPVNTTYDLNGLTKSIVLEHTDTDVVIIGNFGVVSTTLNVPFTTTGTWYDYFEGSSTTINDTDIELTLQPGEFKIFSTREFPTPEDGLATSSEEGPSDIPQEFNLSQNYPNPFNPVTTMQYDVARSGKVLLEVYDILGRKVATLVNANRSAGSYTARFDASDLSSGMYVARLVAGGTVQIRKMTLIK from the coding sequence ATGAAGAAGTTTATCTTAAGCAGTGTTCTGTTCTGTTTAACCTCTTTCAGTATTAACATAAAGGCACAGGTTGTTACTTTTGAGCCATCATTTGCAACCGAAAATGACACCCTGACCCTTACTTTTGACGCCACAAAAGGAAACGGAGGTCTTTCCGGATTTACCGGAGATGTATATCTGTATACCGGCCTGATCACTGATAAAAGTTCAGATCCGAGCGACTGGAAATATGTCCGCCCTGCGGGAAACTCCGGTTGGGAAAGCTACCCAGCCGAGCTTAAAATGACTCCATTGGGGAATGATCTATGGGAATTTGCCTATCCTTCCTCGGTAAGAGAATTCTATGGGGTGGCAGGTAGTGATACGGTCAAAGAAGTTACCTTACTCTTTCGCGGCACGAATGACGGTACCGGGGCTCCTGATGCAGTAGGAAGAGGGGACGGGGGCAGTGATATCTTTCTGGAACTCACCACGGGTTCGATCTCGACCACATGGCTGCAACCCGGGGGTGAGAGCAGGGTCATCGGAAGTACAGAAACTCTGGAATTTACAGGGATAGGAACTTCCACATCTCCGGGTCTTAATCTGACTGTTTTCCAAAACGAACAACAGGTTGCCAGTGTGGAAAACGATACGGTTAATTATACTTTTGGTCCTGAAGCAGCCGGAAATTACGACCTCAAACTTCTTGCAGAAGATCAGACCGGAGCCAGGGATTCCTCCATGTTCCGGGTGGTGGTAACAGATCAGAGTACATTATATGAAAGCAGGCCAGCCGGACTGGATGATGGCATTACCTATGGAAGCAGCGGCACTGTTCAGCTATCCTTATTTGCTCCCGGTAAGGATGAAGTATTTGTGATCGGGGATTTTAATGACTGGCAGCTGGATGCAGATTTCATCATGAAGAAAGATAGTCTTAGTCCTGACAGTGTCTGGTTCTGGACTGAGATTAACGGACTGACACCGGGTCAGCAATACCGGATGCAATACCTGGTAGATGGAAACATAAGGATCGCAGATCCTTATTCGGAACTGGTTCTGGATCCCTTTAATGATCGATTTATACCTGAATCTGTATTTCCTAATCTTCCGGATTATCCGGATGGGATCACCACCGATATGGTGGGTGTGATCTTTCCGGGAAAGACACCGTACAACTGGACGGCTGCAGAATATCAGCGTCCTGCACAGGATGAACTGGTGATTTATGAACTTCTGGTTAGGGATTTCCTGGAGGATCACAGTTATTCATCTCTCATCGATTCACTGGATTATCTGGAGCGACTAGGTGTAAATGCTATTGAACTTATGCCGGTGAATGAGTTTGATGGCAATATCAGCTGGGGATATAATCCTGCTTTCCATCTGGCACTGGATAAGTATTATGGTGATCCGGATACCTTTAAGCGATTTGTTGATGAAGCGCATAAGAGAGGGATCGCTGTGATACTGGATGTAGTATTGAATCATGCTACCGGACAAAACCCTCTGTATCGTCTCTATGATTCAGGTTCAAATCCATACTTTAACGAAGTGGCCAGGCATCCTTTTAATGTGTTCAACGACATGAATCATGAATATTCTGGTACCCGCTATTATACTAAGAGGGTGATTGAATACTGGCTTGAAGAGTATAAAGTGGACGGGTTCAGGTATGACCTGAGTAAAGGATTTACTCAGGTAAATTCAGGCGATGATGTGGGTGCGTGGGGTAATTATGATCAATCAAGAATTGATATCTGGAAAGACTATGCAAGTCACCAATGGTCTGTAGAACCTGAAAGCTACCTGATCATGGAACACTTTGGCAGCAATACAGAGGAAAAAGTTCTGGCAGATTATGGCTTGATGCTTTGGGGAAATATGAATGGGCCATATAGTCAATCAACTATGGGATATTCAGAAAACTCAAATATTTATGGTGTATTATCTGAATCCAGAAATTTCAATGATCGGCATCTGGTTGGTTTAATGGAAAGTCACGATGAGCAATGGATTATGTTCAAAAATATTGCCTTTGGTAACTCATCTGGTAACTATAACGTTAGAGAACTGGGAACAGCATTGGGCCGGCAAAAGATTGCCGGAGCATTCTTTTTTACACTTCCCGGACCAAAAATGATCTGGCAGTTTGGGGAACTCGGATATGGATACGGAGATGCAGGGGAACAGTGCCTGAATGACCAGTCTTATTGTCCCCCATCGGCACCGGGCCGAACCTCACCTAAACCGATCCGATGGGACTATTACAATACCCCGGATAATCCTGAAAGGGTAAAGCTCTACAAGACCTGGTCGGCACTCATTACCTTGAGAAAGGCAAGCCCGGTCTTTAGTGATCCTGTCAACACTACGTATGATCTGAATGGGCTTACAAAATCAATAGTGTTGGAACATACCGACACCGATGTAGTGATCATAGGTAACTTTGGAGTAGTATCGACCACGTTAAATGTACCATTCACAACGACCGGTACCTGGTATGATTACTTTGAGGGAAGTAGTACTACTATAAATGATACAGACATAGAGCTTACGCTTCAGCCCGGTGAGTTTAAGATATTCAGTACCCGGGAATTTCCTACCCCTGAAGACGGTCTGGCTACTTCATCAGAGGAGGGGCCATCCGATATTCCACAGGAATTCAATCTGAGCCAGAACTATCCGAATCCTTTTAATCCGGTTACTACCATGCAGTACGATGTGGCAAGATCCGGTAAAGTATTGCTTGAAGTGTACGATATACTGGGTCGTAAAGTGGCGACCCTGGTTAATGCAAACAGATCAGCCGGCAGTTACACTGCACGATTTGATGCCTCTGATCTCAGTAGCGGGATGTATGTAGCCCGGTTGGTTGCGGGTGGCACCGTTCAGATCCGAAAAATGACCCTGATCAAATGA
- a CDS encoding PorV/PorQ family protein has protein sequence MKHIKIILLALAVVLIGTQEHYGQSISKAGTSAAEFLRIPVGARASAMSAMTATVNDASAAIYNPAGLADIEGKEIMLEYTDWYLDLNHTFLGVAIPAGKGVAGLNVVALNMGEFEETTVEAQGKTGRTFNAYSASIGASYAQYLIPQFSIGGSVKFIYEKIFNSSASTFAFDIGTLYETPFDGIKLGVSITNAGSKLQLDGDDLLISSDPDPNGGGNYEPDAKRATEAFNLPLMLRVGLAWDPYVSENIRTTITVDGNSPSNNVQSISVGGEIGLLNELIQIRGGVPYMGQDDRIETFNAGVGVRYKLDERLQLGINYTYHGYQYLSDVNKISLQIHF, from the coding sequence ATGAAGCATATAAAAATCATTTTACTGGCTTTAGCTGTTGTGTTGATCGGAACACAGGAACACTATGGCCAGAGTATTTCTAAAGCGGGTACAAGTGCTGCTGAGTTCCTGAGGATTCCGGTAGGAGCGAGAGCCTCCGCCATGAGTGCTATGACCGCAACCGTTAATGACGCTTCCGCAGCGATCTATAATCCGGCCGGGCTGGCTGATATTGAAGGAAAAGAGATCATGCTGGAATATACTGACTGGTATCTCGACCTGAATCACACTTTTCTTGGAGTGGCGATCCCGGCTGGAAAAGGAGTAGCCGGACTCAATGTAGTTGCGTTGAACATGGGCGAATTCGAGGAGACTACCGTAGAAGCTCAGGGCAAGACCGGAAGAACCTTTAATGCTTATTCAGCATCCATAGGTGCTTCTTATGCTCAGTATCTGATCCCACAGTTCAGCATCGGTGGAAGTGTAAAGTTCATCTATGAAAAGATATTTAACAGCAGTGCCTCAACCTTCGCATTCGATATTGGTACGCTTTATGAGACTCCTTTTGATGGAATCAAACTCGGAGTAAGTATTACCAATGCAGGTTCTAAACTTCAGCTGGACGGCGATGATCTGCTGATCTCATCTGATCCTGACCCCAACGGAGGAGGGAACTATGAGCCGGATGCCAAGCGTGCAACCGAAGCATTTAATTTACCTCTGATGCTCAGGGTAGGACTGGCCTGGGATCCATATGTTTCTGAAAATATCCGTACAACCATTACCGTGGATGGAAACAGCCCATCCAATAATGTTCAGAGTATTAGCGTGGGTGGGGAGATCGGACTGCTAAACGAATTAATTCAAATTAGAGGAGGAGTACCCTATATGGGTCAGGATGACCGCATTGAGACCTTCAATGCGGGGGTCGGTGTTCGGTACAAACTCGATGAAAGACTTCAATTAGGTATTAATTACACCTATCACGGGTATCAGTATCTAAGCGATGTAAATAAGATCAGTCTTCAGATCCATTTCTGA